The Acipenser ruthenus chromosome 26, fAciRut3.2 maternal haplotype, whole genome shotgun sequence genomic sequence TTGGCAGCATTTCTAGTTGTTCGTTGCAGTTTGTAGATGTAAGGATTACACTGCTGCATCCTGGCACCTAACCACGCTGTGTGTTGCGGGACATTCTGACCCTAATTTATAAAACAAGGTGcaatcaaaccatgtgacctacagctacaggaagtgattaggaacAAGGAAGCCGCAGTTTAACATtctgctgcccagtgtccaatatatgtGACActgagaaaataggcattaaataggCATGAAAATGTTGAAAATGTTGAAAATGTTGCTAATGCTAAGTTGCATGTGTAAGAAAACAAGAGACAGGGACCTGTATTTGTTGTCTTTTTTACTTAGAAAAGAGGAGAAGCACTACAATCATTGAATATAATAGTGTGAAAGTAAACACCCCTTCAATGGCAaggctaaataaatgaatattgtaACCTTTCTTACTTAGAAAACAGAAGATCCACTACAATCATTGAATATAACAGTTCAATGGCAAGGCTAAATGAATAGGTTTGAGGAGACGCACTCAGAAGAGGGGTGTCTGCTACACAGAGCtccttttctatttattttagtATCCATGTGTTTTAAACCATTGGGCTCTGGCAACAACGTCATTGGCATAGTCGTCCCCAGTGGTGCCGATGTCCATCTTATCATAGCTGCGGACGTTTCCTGCTCCACCATTGTAGGCTGATATTCCTCCTGAAATACATCAAGTAACCTTGACCAGACTGGACTTCAGCTTTGTTTCCAATCAATTTAATAACAGCACCGTTACCCTTTTATTTGAGTTACCATAGCATTGGTACTGGTTTACTGGTTTTCATGGGCTTGAGCTACAAGCTTCTCACTGCTTTTGCAATGCAGTATTCTCAGGTCACTTAGTTGACTCCAGATGCAGCACCTCATTTTATCTGAATCGATACAATCAGCAGTAATAACAaagcaagtgtttttttaaactcatCAGAAGCCAGCATAGGCAAAGTGTTCACTTAAACTAAGTTACTTTCAGTAATACCGAATGCAGTATTTTATTGGTGAAATACCATATAAAGATAATGGTACCCCAGATACCACTAAGAGCCCTGGCAAAAGATGCTCAAAAAAGGAAGTGTTCAGCACATAGATAAGAGAGGAAGCAAGTAGGATTGTGAACAGCTTCCATGCCAATCAAAAACAGCTGCACCCCAGGATCTCTTGAGCCCTAACAATGGTAACAGATTGAGTTGATAGCAGGAATACACACAGCTTCTTCAGTCCTCCACTGCACTGGCATTCTGTACCACTCGCTACTCTCTGTGCTGACCCTTATACAGCTTTACCATGGTATTTGTGCACTGTATTGTTGTAGTTTTACCCCATGCTTTTCCcctggttatactctgcatttcccatagtttaccctggtttgccatgtttattaatatgctttaccataccttgctttCCTTTACAAAGCTTAACAATCCTTACCatgctttccctatgctttatttcACGTTGCTGTGGTTTTACTATGGGGAGATGTGTCCTGTGAGACAGGTATACTGTACCTTTGAACTGGTGCTCCTTAGGCCAGCCTGGGAATTTCTTCTTGATCTGATTGATTTTGTCAATCAGAATATGGGTTGCCTCAGTAAGGTGCTGCTCACCGTCCCATGGCTTTGCAGGGTTGTGAATGGTTCCTATGTCAACCTGGTGGAAACCAGCGGTTATTGATTCGATTCTTCCTTTTTTTAACAGATCTGATTGCTAGCAGGCGGATGATTGGGAGCTGGCTGCAGCCTCTCCCTTGCAATGACAGGCTTTCAGCAGTGACTCAGGAAATACAGCATGCTGCTGTTACACTGCTAGAGTTCAACAGGTAATACAGTCTCAGAGaacattacattaaaaacctATTTTCGAGATAATGGCCAGTAAGCATAGACTTGATCTCTGACAATATTGTCTCCTATAGGGATAAAACAAAACTCTTTGGCCACCATAGTTTGATTCCTTGGTTTAGGGCTGTCATCCAGATTGCTTTCTGGTTTTGGTCTTTTAATCAGATTGATTCTGTCtcgtcagtgagatgagatgaggttaaaagctctaaaaccacgaatgcagacgagcccggctcttttgcatagtgttTCAGACACTCCCTTGTGGTGTGCGGGTCGCCGATTTCCACCCagtctctgccctgttacaccagCCCCCTGTTTATTTCCTCCTACCTGCATGAGCCCGAAGCCCTTCTTGTCGGTTGACCAGCCATCCTTGAGCTGAGTCCCGGCCCGCGACTCTCGGGAGATAATGCCAGCGATGACGCACGGGTCCATTTGCTGAGCTCGGCCCACCTTGATGATCAGCGGTTTGTACTTGTTCATGTTGGCGAGGTCATGCTCTGCCAACTTATGAGAAGCAGCCACTCCTGGGGTGGAGACATCATAAGGATTGAGTAACAAAGAAAGACACTGTTTCACAGCCTCCAGTTAGCACTAATCCTGGGTCTGCCTAATGTAAACTTTCACAAGCTGCTCCAAGATGAGTGCTGATCAGGGTGTGTGAAACTAGCAGGCAGACTTAGCACAGGTATAGTTGACAAGAGCCCTGGCCTCATATTTTAAGCCTTTCTTTTCAAGTTCAACAGCTCAGTAGCTAATTTGTGTGAAGCGTGGTTTTCGTGGCATaggaaataataattacagtaaagcTGAAAATTGTTACATCACACAGCCTGGGGGTGTAGCAGTGAGAGTCAGGGTGTGTGGAGAGATCCAGACACAGCCAGTCCCACCTGAGCCCAGGTGAGAGTCAGGGTGTTGGAGTGATCCAGACACAGCCAGTCCCACCTGAGCCCAGGTAAGAGTCAGGGGTGTTGGAATGATCCAGACACAGCCAGTCCCACCTGAGCCCAGGTAAGAGTCCGGGTGTTGGAGTGATCCAGACACAGCCAGTCCCACCTGAGCCCAGGTGAGAGTCAGGGTGTGTGGAGTGATCCAGACACAGCCAGTCCCACCTGAGCCCAGGTGAGAGTCAGGGTGTGTGGAGTGATCCAGACACAGCCAGTCCCACCTGAGCCCAGGTGAGAGTCAGGGTGTGTGGAGTGATCCAGACACAGCCAGTCCCACCTGAGCCCAGGTGAGAGTCAGGGTGTTGGAGTGATCCAGACACAGCCAGTCCCACCTGAGCCCAGGTGAGAGTCAGGGTGTTGGAGTGATCCAGACACAGCCAGTCCCACCTGAGCCCAGGTGAGAGTCAGGGTGTGTGGAGTGATCCAGACACAGCCAGTCCCACCTGAGCCCAGGTGAGAGTCAGGGTGTGTGGAGTGATCCAGACACAGCCAGTCCCACCTGAGCCCAGGTGAAAGTCAGGGTGTGTGGAGTGATCCAGCTTCCATGCATCCCTGAAGAGAGTTTCTACAACCACAAGCTTTTTAAAGTATCATAGGTGTGTataacaaaaatacttttaatcgGTTGAACATTGGCATATATATTCTCCTTTTATAGATTTTACTGTAACATACAGATCAAAGATAGGTATCTGGAAGTCCCTTaaatttcaaaagaaaaatgaacttaATATCAAATAGATTCTACACAGAAAACAGGTTTGTTATTGAACCTTTCATTATTATACGGTAACGTAATGGTTTAGGATGCAGTGGGTCCCCTATACTCCTCACATATACTTGATTCTATTTAGCTGAAGTGCATGTTTCTGCTGTGATGTAGACCCACCTTTCACTGTCAGTTTGTCCTGGTTTGCTGTTTTCTCTGATGCACCAGTGGTGTCGATCTTCGTAACATCTCCATAAATACAGGCTTTATGGAAAAACAGGGTGTCAGAACTACTGGAGAGCGTTTGATATACTGTATCAATACAACAGtaacacacttacacacacacacacacacacaacatgaaaGCTGTATATACATTAGTACACGCAGGAGAAGAGTACAACAGGAACCCGTTTGGATTGGGAGGAGAGGGGAAACAAACAATTGAAAGAAAATGCTACAGTACttccttgttttattatttcagtcCTCGTGTAGAACTTGTCTAAATACATAATGTACAGTCACTTAAGCGTTTAATCACCCTTTTGTAGTATACCAAGATATTTTTTCTTGTTGTGAAAAAAACCTGTTGAATTTACATAGTCTTTCCCCCCTTTTCTGCTGAAATATACTTTTATACATTTACTGTGAATTATGTCACTGTCTTGTAATAAAATCATACAGGTGTGATAATGAAAACACCCCATACAGTAAATCATACAGGTGTGATAAtgaatacaccccatacagtaaatCTGCTAACAAGAAGCAGTGTAGGAGCACGTCAAAGTTTATTTACAATTTTCTAACATtacatgattatttttttcttgttgtgaaaaataaacaaacattaaactagAGAGTCTGATAATGTCGTTTGTTCCCCTTTTCTGCTGAAATGCACTGGCTTTTATACAATTGCTCTGCATTGCTCAGTTTTGACATTGCTTATGACAATACGCCCAGCATCAAGTCACTGTCTTTTAATAAAATGATACAAGTGTACTTGTGGCATTGTACAATGTGCACTCACCCATGTTAATGCTGTTCTGTGGGATTCCCTTCCTCAGTCTGCAGAGAGCAGCACCAGCCTCCTCCTATTTATACAGGTGTTGCAACAGTGACGGTTAATACTGTCAGTGGATCCTGCGAATGGGGTGATTTTAGACAGGTGTTGCAACATTGATGGTTCATATTGCCAGAGGCTCCTGCAATGGGATGTTCCGATTTCACCAGTTCAAGTGGAATGTTGCCAGTTAAGTGGTTCAATGGCACCTTTTCATCTCGTTTGCTGCAGTTGCAATTGTCGGGCAGCAGCTTGGCACTGTTGTAAGCAGTTCAGCAGGTCTAGCTGGGACTCCCtgatatacagatatcacattattttacatacaattacccatttatacagttgggtttttactggagcaatctaggtaaagcaccttgctcaagggtacaacagcagtgtcccccactggggattgaacccacaaccctccggtcaagagtccagagccctaaccactactccacactgctgcaatgcaATGCTAACAAAGGCCTTGTCCTGCATGATCAGCAATGCTCATTTAGTTCAGAAAGAGTTTGGcaagaataataattaaaaagccattttaaaaaaaaggttttacaggGATTGAAATACTATTCCTGGATGACCACGTTAGCATTCAAGAGGTCTGCATCCAGTTCATGTTCAAAAGCTATTTTAAGCAGAAACCATTAAGATGCTGTAACAAAATAAAGCCCCATGTTATTTTCATTTGCAGTATACTGTAGGGTCTGATCAATCAGGTTGGCTGGAGCACTTAACATTAGCTGTGCCTGAACTTGCTTTTGGAGATTATTAACCAGCGAGGTATATACAGTAATTGTGATCCTGTTTCTAAAGCAACATTATAGCTTGCCTCAGGAACAGCAACCAGGTCTGACAGGACACCCATTCTTCACATACCAATTGTTTCTTGTAAACTGGGAAATCCCCAAACTCCACCCAGTAATGTGATGCAACATAAAcctgggctggtttcacagaccctgattagcactattcATGGACTATGTTACCTAAGGTGAAACCAGCCACACATCCCCTAATAAACAGATCATACCGGGAGTCAATTGCTTGTAATCTAAACCTACTGACACTATGTCCTGGCCATAGTCAAGTGCAGCTTTAGTAAGCACAGAGGACCAAATGCACTTAAAGTCACAGTGAAATGTGTTACCGCAGTTAAAGCTTAGTTCATCAGGGATTTAAATGGATATGATAATCATGACATATAAATATGATgtgcaacaaagaaaaaaatagtttacaAAGAATCAAACGGCTGGATTCACAGACCACATTCGCAACACAATTGGACTGTCTAATATAACCTTTAGTGCAAGAAAAGTGTTCTTGGTTTTTGGTTAAAGGTATTTATTGTTAACGTCCACCTGGAAATCCCCAATGCAAACAGACAGTGAGTCTGCTGCTGGGATCTTCAGCTTGCTCAGCTGGGCTTTTTCAACATTACCCACAATAGTGCGCACTCTGTCTtacttatatgtatatatagggcttgaacttttccgtctttattttccaaatctctagcTCCCTTTAAATGTCAATTAGTCGTTGTtaagctgcctctgcatccaaGTGAAAACTATTAATTAAAGATTGGGTTtacgattattatttttttatttgctacaaATCCAGGAGATTTTAAATGCTGTACTTGCTCTCAGTGCACACtccgtactgggtattttatgctgaaaagaaaatctgacgggacaactctgttaaacgagtgaaaataacaaaagcacaacgataaactaggcgactgcaagaatgaaatgcaattaggatcagcgatgagcaattcACATTATTTGTCACTtttgtttgaaatgaaaaatgaagcGAAATAGAAGCAGGCTCAGTCAacatatgaaggtaaaaacaagtgacattattttgtaattaacagcttctTTGTGaatttaattaggaaacagaatcggctcaaaaATAAATTTCAAGGACGTCATGTGATAAAAAATAAGCGTCGAGCGAACCAGGAACTGAATGAACATACTACAAGGGAAGCGTTTAGCCACAGTTTGGGAGTTTGCGTGCCAACGAACAACGAAACAACAACGAAACTGAAAGAAATGAATGCATGCATGTCATTTTTAACATGTAGGGCAGTTTATGAGTTTGTAGGTAGTGTATGAAACTCCCGACTGGAAGGCGTGTGACTGAGCGAGGCTCGGTTTTGCTATATTATGCTGGTGTGTTTGATTTGGTATGCTTGCATCGGTGCGTTCGCCTGTCTCCACAATGTCCCATCAATGCCAGCCAGGCGAACTCGAGTGCTCAACGGGCTACAAGagaaaggtaaacaaaacacacacaaccgCAGTAAAAACAGCAGTAATCATTAGAATAGAATAGGCCAGTAACATTGCACACCGGTATCTGAATCATGTGTACTGAGGACGCCACAGCGGATTTAAACATGTAAGCTTTGACATTCACCTTTACAGAATGTACTTTTCTTTAATCGAGTAAACGACTGTCCCACTCTGATAACATGTGGGTTAACGCTACCGCTGCACTTgcgccttttaaaaaaatatagcgGGGTGCGACTTATGtgttgtactgtatgttgtaggatagcacagggatggaaataaaactcattgtatagcagtttgatccattcctggttttactaggcgTTTAAtagcacacctgagcttgttaacatatcaagcttgtagtaaaacctggaattggtgaaactgctatgcaataggagtcatatttccatcccaGTAGTAACATATTTAGTGAACACAGGGGCTATTTCCAAGAAAACTACCTGCAGTGTTGTGAAAATCAGACTGCTGATTAATACTGTGGTGAACTGCAGTTCCCACAGGCAGGGGTTTCTCGCAGGCGGAGGTGGGTCTTGAACCTGGGATCTCCTGCTCTGAAGCATAGAGCCGATACCGCTGTATAAAAGAGCTGGCTATCTTGCAGGAGCTGgaatcaggcttatgtcttcatatttgattgtgTCACTTACCAGCCTTGACCCCTACCCCTAcactatatatgaaaaaaaagattcttaTTTCAGTGATTTAAAGATACATCGTGCTCAAAGGTAACTTGTCCTGACCAATGCAATGTCAATTTATTTTGAACGTAGCTACATATTCTCCTGTATTGTTCTTGTGTTCTCTCCAGGCTCCCTGAATGTGCTCCTGATAGTGGTGGATGACCTGAGACCTAGCCTGGGGTGTTTCGGTGACACAGTCGTGAAGTCTCCGAACATTGACCAGCTTGCTTCCAAAAGCAATGTCTTCCACAACGCCTTTGTACAGGTAAGTGTGTTTTAAATGGTTTGGTGAACAACAAGCGAGTCTCCCAGAGTTAAACATGTACTCTGTGACCAACAGCTCTCGTGATGATTTGCAATTAATTCTTGCTGTGAAAAAAGCCTGGGCTTCCCAAACCCGGTCCTCGGGACCCCAATGTCTTCtggttccaactgagctctcagttacttaaagaAAACCCTTACTTGAACTCCTCATTGGCTtaattttacctttttaattgttctcagctcctaaaaagttaaACATTTCAAGTTGCTTTTAAATCTTATAGttcacttgaaatctgcaacttttaaGATCTGAGAACAATTgaaaaggtcaaattaagcaaatgagTTAAatgaagggtttagttaagtaattgagagctgagTTGGCATGAAAACCTTTCATCAGGCAGTGGTATTGCAGTGAACTACATGTAACAAGAACAGCGTTCCTGCCAgacattgtttagtttttttatacagtgtacacactgtaaaaaaacacTCTGGACACTGACTTCACTGgattagcttttctttttttaaatgagctctttttttttaatttattttatatagagatCTATTTCGCACTTCATTTCCCAAGGGCTTCCTTCCTTGTACCTGTAATGTTTGGTGATTTTGTAGT encodes the following:
- the LOC117430377 gene encoding lysozyme g-like — its product is MACIYGDVTKIDTTGASEKTANQDKLTVKGVAASHKLAEHDLANMNKYKPLIIKVGRAQQMDPCVIAGIISRESRAGTQLKDGWSTDKKGFGLMQVDIGTIHNPAKPWDGEQHLTEATHILIDKINQIKKKFPGWPKEHQFKGGISAYNGGAGNVRSYDKMDIGTTGDDYANDVVARAQWFKTHGY